One Pseudoliparis swirei isolate HS2019 ecotype Mariana Trench chromosome 4, NWPU_hadal_v1, whole genome shotgun sequence genomic window carries:
- the tnnt3b gene encoding troponin T type 3b (skeletal, fast) isoform X1 has product MSDTEELDQLEAQEEVVEVEVAPEAEAQVEAEPEVEPEAEPEEEEEEEVQEEEDGYEEEGDQDEEKPKFKPSAPKIPDGEKVDFDDMQKKRQNKDLVELQSLIDAHFECRKKEEEELLGLKDRIEKRRFERAEQHRVRAEKDKERQARREAERQRKEEADAHWKAEAEAKKKMTLSSMGSGYSSHLQKVEQKRGKKQTEREKKKKIMTDRCKPLNVDGFNEDKLREKANELWEWLHDLEAVKYDHCEKLTRQRYEVVSLRNRIDELQKHSKKGAAARRRK; this is encoded by the exons ATGTCCGACACTGAAGAACT GGATCAGCTCGAGG CCCAGGAGGAGGTAGTAGAGGTAGAAGTAGCCCCTGAGGCGGAGGCCCAGGTGGAGGCAGAGCCAGAGGTAGAGCCTGAAGCAGAgcccgaggaagaggaagaggaggaggtccaaGAGGAGGAAG ACGGCTATGAAGAGGAAG GAGATCAAGATG AGGAGAAGCCAAAGTTTAA ACCGTCGGCTCCGAAGATCCCGGATGGAGAGAAAGTGGACTTTGAT GACATGCAGAAGAAGCGTCAGAACAAAGACCTGGTGGAGCTGCAGTCGCTGATCGACGCCCACTTTGAAtgcaggaagaaggaggaggaggagctcctggGCCTCAAAGACCGGATC GAGAAGCGTCGTTTCGAGCGAGCCGAGCAGCACAGGGTCCGAGCCGAGAAGGACAAAGAGCGCCAGGCCAGACGGGAG GCCGAGcgccagaggaaggaggaggccgACGCCCACTGGAAGGCCGAGGCCGAGGCCAAGAAGAAGATGACGCTGAGCAGCATGGGGTCGGGCTACAGCAGCCAcctgcagaag gtggagcagaagagagggaagaagcagacggaacgggagaagaagaagaagatcatgACGGACAGATGCAAACCGCTGAACGTGGACGGCTTCAACGAGGACAAgctgag GGAAAAGGCCAACGAGCTGTGGGAGTGGCTGCACGACCTGGAGGCCGTCAAGTACGACCACTGTGAGAAGCTGACGAGGCAGAGATACGAG GTCGTGTCTCTCAGGAATCGTATCGACGAGCTGCAGAAACA CAGCAAGAAAGGAGCCGCCGCGCGCCGCAGGAAGTGA
- the LOC130192993 gene encoding mucin-17-like, translating into MLLAPSKPKSRSTYYGLTPSEYAAYGGIRTKASPHSPATPRASKTSSSKSDVAQSDATLQINGLQDLPSSREVSGLNILQPPEDFELPAEGIVTRSKDVFEETQSAAQSIGIQSVKTIKPELPIGLSQNTMQQFTSGVSTPKASNSEDPISMSKAGEANTQSVARFSIEATRNTTPCRTDSNGLSRSSSPSVKVKQNVDTQRSLTRIEKGRNPERTPNKGESKVINAKQQSERVEISPVQSFQTPGGVNSSTANGLNVHLTAKPVKDPADRKNLVVQSPATDLEPKFSRNAIMNSALILGIQQAIQLVCGTPLASKASADAVSHKPSKGVNQHIKMSSDVTLLNKTNMGNILPSVARNTKLTRHKANTESQFSNKFCKESIISSTGSVFQHEAVKASVCSAQQSPSTTSQAVQSTASMQQYCTETRNHRSSPLVGHRVQLPGESLTVASPQTQNIPNDNGNVVGGKPTTETKLPDPSVTLTKSPNISDTTSNVPTQENPKLTKTMKGELLNTLSSMLSSGQDKVVQRANFHANSRATVVSTQVVGPSHTISPKDAILSTQVSTEPELNAYNNIGTNRVGNSTVDAALQSQLAIGKVCLMTGKTPTESPGGAVTAEHIQTKCSIDSRPASNLLKGSLLDAIQHGGPVAETARSNKSSSGSNVHVPNKPHTEPIGPTKTDPAVGTKASLHTGQVLKTTMPPTMRHVPLKSPRLRLNGPESLPATKPAVGAKPLSGPVAPTRVYKNSKAGDRQVADVLAEFRSSETSASQSATKSTVIEQSPFLQPILVNESEATRTTTSQTETTVSSSCGYVVANSVEQKTSQIKLSGDKVQTSVISESSQTGAIQLRQSATDTSTETNIHAVHAVSRVHLNNHTANNIQPLAEATREATAPLVPSRVTKPWSSTRSSPRLRNTPLPPSPKIPASLNQKPSPVITKDQTNDPIAPLRNKKPTSTVQPAANSIAENISKAVTTKDPSVPEGEVLSQMQKIKTNPGTNSRKEGKASSLKSETGAPIQSAVPVLTSKPTLEAQALTKKVGSRPIESSKSSPDPVQISSHTDNVQKLPLENVSPAKPATDSVVKASVVKAAVTDSATPASLPQASASVRAPSPNRGTSPPSQPKAGLKDKDVPRTKAAAAPTGAPAVEPSTESATSTASSTADGEKAVAAVAVAVAAASRPSAEPKVAQKPEGLKGKLSGWTRLKKHMVVEPEELLFPAPKAGSQVDSGGADKKTDRVVEKSADRRGNQEVMDNKDVGFKMWDVLLFQMFSTKDRIMQQINANKEQQKKKEAGDAEVEAPAFASRLPVLLYSPRFDARKLKEAAEKPRAKISAVFEKGLIKRRSQEEEHKDFNRKARGFGSSETSGGKVKVCLG; encoded by the coding sequence ATGTTATTAGCGCCCTCAAAGCCCAAATCACGATCAACATATTATGGGCTTACTCCATCTGAGTACGCTGCCTACGGAGGGATAAGGACTAAAGCATCCCCTCACAGCCCTGCAACCCCCAGGGCGAGTAAAACCTCTTCAAGCAAGTCAGACGTGGCTCAGTCTGATGCAACACTACAAATCAATGGACTTCAAGATCTTCCGTCCTCTAGGGAGGTTTCTGGTCTTAACATTTTACAACCGCCGGAGGATTTTGAGCTTCCAGCTGAAGGGATCGTCACACGTAGCAAAGATGTCTTTGAGGAAACTCAGTCTGCAGCTCAAAGTATTGGAATACAGTcagttaaaacaataaaacctgAGCTCCCCATTGGCCTGTCACAGAACACAATGCAACAATTCACAAGTGGTGTGTCCACACCAAAAGCCTCAAACTCTGAGGATCCAATATCAATGTCTAAAGCAGGTGAGGCAAATACACAAAGTGTGGCACGATTTTCTATAGAGGCAACACGAAATACGACTCCATGTCGGACTGATAGCAACGGTCTGTCAAGGTCTTCCTCACCCTCAGTGAAAGTAaagcaaaatgttgacacacaGCGTAGTTTAACAAGGATAGAGAAGGGTCGTAATCCAGAGAGAACACCTAATAAAGGAGAATCCAAGGTTATTaatgccaaacaacagtcagaaCGAGTAGAAATATCTCCGGTCCAGTCTTTCCAAACTCCCGGTGGAGTCAATTCATCAACAGCCAACGGTCTCAATGTCCATCTCACTGCCAAGCCTGTTAAAGACCCAGCCGATCGTAAAAACCTGGTTGTTCAGTCTCCTGCCACAGATTTGGAGCCCAAATTCTCCAGGAATGCCATCATGAATAGTGCATTAATCTTAGGAATACAACAAGCCATCCAACTGGTCTGTGGAACACCACTGGCCAGTAAAGCGTCTGCTGACGCGGTTTCACATAAACCAAGTAAAGGAGTTAATCAGCACATTAAAATGAGCAGTGACGTAACTTTACTCAATAAAACCAACATGGGGAACATTTTGCCTTCCGTGGCTCGTAATACCAAACTCACCCGTCACAAAGCAAACACAGAGTCCCAATTCTCAAATAAATTCTGCAAAGAATCAATTATCTCTTCAACGGGATCGGTTTTCCAACACGAGGCTGTCAAAGCATCCGTATGTTCTGCACAGCAGAGTCCCAGCACAACATCTCAAGCTGTACAGAGCACAGCATCCATGCAACAGTATTGCACTGAAACAAGAAACCACAGGAGCAGTCCGTTGGTAGGACACAGGGTGCAATTACCTGGAGAAAGTCTAACTGTGGCGTCTCCTCAAACACAAAATATACCTAATGATAACGGTAATGTAGTGGGAGGCAAACCTACCACGGAAACCAAACTACCTGACCCTTCTGTCACTCTCACCAAATCACCCAACATTTCCGATACGACCTCCAATGTGCCCACACAAGAGAACCCAAAGCTCACCAAAACCATGAAGGGTGAACTTCTAAACACCCTGAGTAGCATGTTATCCAGTGGCCAAGATAAAGTTGTTCAAAGAGCAAATTTCCATGCAAACTCGAGAGCGACGGTCGTGTCCACACAAGTAGTTGGACCCAGCCATACCATTTCTCCTAAAGACGCGATACTGTCAACTCAAGTTAGTACAGAACCTGAACTCAACGCTTATAATAATATCGGCACTAACAGAGTCGGTAACTCAACAGTCGACGCAGCATTGCAATCACAACTCGCCATCGGAAAAGTATGTTTAATGACTGGAAAAACCCCCACCGAGAGCCCCGGTGGAGCTGTTACAGCAGAACACATTCAAACCAAGTGTAGCATAGACTCAAGACCAGCTTCTAATCTTTTAAAAGGAAGCTTATTAGATGCTATTCAACATGGCGGACCCGTTGCAGAAACCGCCCGGTCCAACAAATCCAGTTCAGGCAGCAATGTTCACGTCCCCAACAAGCCTCATACAGAACCCATCGGGCCCACGAAGACAGACCCGGCCGTGGGCACTAAAGCATCACTTCATACGGGGCAGGTTCTTAAAACCACCATGCCTCCTACCATGAGGCACGTTCCACTAAAAAGCCCTCGGCTGAGATTAAACGGACCTGAGAGTCTACCCGCGACCAAACCAGCCGTCGGTGCAAAACCCCTTTCTGGCCCTGTTGCTCCTACGAGAGTCTACAAAAACTCAAAAGCAGGTGATAGACAGGTGGCCGACGTTCTGGCTGAGTTTAGATCGTCCGAGACATCCGCATCACAAAGTGCAACTAAATCCACCGTAATAGAACAATCTCCTTTCCTTCAGCCAATTCTAGTCAATGAATCTGAAGCGACAAGGACAACGACGTCTCAGACTGAGACCACggtttcctcttcctgtggTTATGTCGTGGCAAACAGTGTGGAGCAGAAAACCAGTCAAATCAAGTTGTCTGGAGATAAAGTTCAAACCTCTGTTATTTCGGAGAGCTCTCAGACTGGAGCGATACAGTTACGGCAATCTGCCACTGACACGTCTACAGAAACCAACATTCACGCTGTCCATGCCGTCTCACGCGTTCATTTAAATAACCACACTGCAAATAATATTCAACCTCTTGCTGAAGCCACCAGAGAGGCTACAGCCCCACTCGTCCCTTCGAGAGTAACTAAACCTTGGAGCTCAACCAGAAGCTCTCCTCGACTGCGTAATACACCCTTGCCCCCGTCTCCTAAAATACCAGCCTCTTTAAACCAGAAACCTTCTCCTGTCATTACGAAAGACCAGACCAACGATCCCATTGCACCTCTGAGAAATAAAAAGCCCACTAGCACCGTTCAGCCCGCGGCTAATTCGATCGCAGAGAATATCTCAAAAGCCGTTACGACTAAAGACCCGTCAGTCCCGGAGGGAGAAGTACTTTCCCAAATgcaaaagataaaaacaaaccCAGGAACAAATTccagaaaggaaggaaaagcCTCCTCACTGAAATCTGAAACTGGCGCTCCCATCCAATCCGCCGTTCCTGTTTTAACCAGTAAACCCACTTTAGAAGCACAAGCTCTCACTAAGAAGGTCGGATCAAGGCCGATAGAATCCTCAAAGTCTTCCCCCGATCCGGTCCAGATTAGCTCGCACACCGATAACGTTCAGAAGCTACCGCTAGAGAATGTGTCCCCCGCAAAGCCAGCAACAGATTCTGTGGTGAAAGCGTCCGTAGTTAAAGCCGCCGTGACTGACTCTGCCACTCCTGCCTCCCTGCCTCAGGCCTCAGCCTCAGTCAGAGCTCCGTCCCCAAACAGAGGAACGTCACCGCCATCTCAGCCAAAAGCTGGACTCAAAGACAAGGACGTCCCGAGGACCAAAGCCGCGGCGGCGCCGACGGGAGCCCCGGCGGTCGAACCCTCCACCGAGTCAGCGACATCAACTGCATCTTCAACTGCTGATGGCGAGAaggcggtggcggcggtggcggtggcggtggcggcggcctcCCGACCGTCCGCCGAGCCCAAAGTGGCCCAGAAGCCGGAGGGCCTGAAGGGGAAGCTCAGCGGGTGGACGCGGCTCAAGAAGCACATGGTCGTGGAGCCGGAGGAGCTCTTGTTCCCGGCGCCGAAGGCCGGATCTCAAGTCGATTCCGGCGGCGCCGATAAGAAGACAGACCGGGTTGTTGAGAAGTCAGCAGACCGCCGCGGTAACCAGGAAGTCATGGACAACAAGGACGTGGGCTTCAAGATGTGGGACGTCCTCCTCTTCCAGATGTTCTCCACCAAAGACCGGATTATGCAACAGATCAACGCAAACaaggagcagcagaagaagaaggaggccgGAGACGCCGAAGTGGAAGCGCCTGCGTTCGCCAGCCGGCTGCCGGTCCTGCTGTACAGCCCCCGCTTCGACGCCAGGAAGCTGAAGGAGGCGGCGGAGAAGCCGCGCGCCAAGATATCCGCCGTGTTTGAAAAGGGTTTGATCAAACGAAGGTcgcaggaggaggaacacaaggACTTCAACAGGAAGGCGCGAGGATTCGGTTCATCGGAAACTTCAGGTGGTAAAGTCAAAGTCTGTTTGGGATGA
- the LOC130193011 gene encoding uncharacterized protein LOC130193011 → MLMEVGHDYGPEADLSQQYPPPLLPKPGKGNARLQKLKKKRAKKKGSLSQTPVPFRSCLSPVNEASTDLEHSDRSSTPDSACDADPSVSSFPFEPLYNRSASAFPRSGPYGLSGRYSPQSHVAQIRTSEDQVAPLYECSSFLFDDVTPLMRPPSLSPPPPPPAPPPERPAAPTLPYVFNLNTAPNSRGSVTTVPPVAASQSSTRISTHSMTLSPAAPTWGPAASQVADLPTLSAPNTQAQPFVPSQRETNASLKDNRQSQSSSWIARPARDDSFVPSQMSPEVTASKISLVEAVKETKPEALQSRIYTSKATFYEISKPPSIQELPVMTPSYQGASLSDGYRKKTAVTVVKSDQKWSASQCGRPRTPSSTPARVSTPFIEISKPNPLLFAAFKSSQDLQAPVIPNEAPRQKSVIQTRARSKPSAAAEELKQTDANHITSIRQASNYEKIEAQKSTINLSIANMDLYPRENLASALTAQDSAEAKPTLIEPVDPEPQTNQVSESEASSLPEVPSVLSTVPNTANIKPTPVI, encoded by the coding sequence ATGCTGATGGAGGTCGGCCACGATTACGGGCCGGAGGCGGACCTTTCTCAGCAGTACCCTCCGCCATTACTGCCGAAACCGGGCAAGGGCAACGCCCGGCTCCAGAAACTCAAGAAGAAGAGGGCCAAGAAAAAGGGCAGCCTCTCCCAGACGCCCGTCCCCTTTCGCTCCTGTCTGTCGCCCGTCAACGAGGCGAGCACGGACCTCGAGCACAGCGACCGGTCCAGCACGCCGGACTCGGCCTGCGATGCGGACCCGTCGGTGTCCAGTTTCCCCTTTGAACCCCTCTACAACCGCTCTGCTTCGGCATTCCCTCGCAGCGGCCCCTACGGCCTGTCGGGCCGCTACAGCCCTCAGTCCCACGTCGCTCAGATCAGGACTTCTGAAGATCAGGTGGCTCCGCTGTACGAGTGCTCCTCTTTTCTATTCGATGACGTGACTCCTCTCATGAGGCCACCTTCGCTTTCCCCACCACCCCCTCCACCAGCGCCACCACCTGAGCGGCCTGCAGCGCCGACTCTTCCCTACGTTTTCAATTTAAACACGGCTCCAAATTCCCGTGGGTCAGTCACAACAGTTCCTCCGGTTGCCGCGTCGCAATCCAGCACGAGAATATCCACCCACAGCATGACCCTATCCCCAGCTGCCCCCACCTGGGGCCCGGCGGCTTCTCAGGTTGCAGACCTACCGACTCTATCGGCTCCAAACACTCAGGCACAACCTTTTGTTCCCAGCCAGAGGGAGACAAACGCCAGTTTAAAGGACAACCGTCAGAGCCAGAGCTCCTCCTGGATTGCCAGACCAGCCAGGGATGACAGCTTTGTTCCCAGCCAGATGTCCCCTGAGGTGACCGCCTCAAAAATATCCCTCGTTGAAGCAGTTAAAGAGACAAAGCCTGAGGCCCTACAAAGCAGGATTTATACATCGAAGGCAACGTTTTATGAGATCTCTAAACCTCCCTCCATCCAGGAGCTCCCGGTAATGACCCCAAGCTACCAGGGAGCATCGCTGTCTGACGGGTACAGAAAGAAGACGGCGGTGACGGTGGTGAAATCTGATCAGAAATGGTCCGCCTCCCAATGTGGAAGGCCAAGGACTCCCTCGTCTACACCGGCTCGAGTGTCCACGCCCTTTATTGAGATATCCAAACCTAACCCACTTTTGTTTGCCGCTTTCAAGTCCTCTCAAGATCTACAAGCTCCTGTGATTCCCAACGAAGCTCCAAGACAGAAATCGGTGATTCAAACCAGAGCAAGAAGTAAACCTTCTGCTGCCGCGGAGGAACTGAAGCAGACTGACGCGAATCACATTACGAGTATCAGACAAGCTAGCAACTATGAAAAGATAGAGGCGCAAAAGAGTACAATAAATCTAAGCATTGCTAATATGGATCTGTACCCAAGAGAGAACTTGGCATCAGCTCTGACTGCACAGGACTCTGCGGAGGCCAAACCAACACTGATAGAACCAGTCGACCCAGAACCACAAACAAACCAAGTTTCGGAAAGTGAAGCTTCGTCTTTGCCAGAAGTCCCATCAGTTCTCTCTACCGTACCAAATACTGCAAATATCAAGCCTACGCCAGTGATTTAA
- the tnnt3b gene encoding troponin T type 3b (skeletal, fast) isoform X2 — protein MSDTEELDQLEAQEEVVEVEVAPEAEAQVEAEPEVEPEAEPEEEEEEEVQEEEDGYEEEEEKPKFKPSAPKIPDGEKVDFDDMQKKRQNKDLVELQSLIDAHFECRKKEEEELLGLKDRIEKRRFERAEQHRVRAEKDKERQARREAERQRKEEADAHWKAEAEAKKKMTLSSMGSGYSSHLQKVEQKRGKKQTEREKKKKIMTDRCKPLNVDGFNEDKLREKANELWEWLHDLEAVKYDHCEKLTRQRYEVVSLRNRIDELQKHSKKGAAARRRK, from the exons ATGTCCGACACTGAAGAACT GGATCAGCTCGAGG CCCAGGAGGAGGTAGTAGAGGTAGAAGTAGCCCCTGAGGCGGAGGCCCAGGTGGAGGCAGAGCCAGAGGTAGAGCCTGAAGCAGAgcccgaggaagaggaagaggaggaggtccaaGAGGAGGAAG ACGGCTATGAAGAGGAAG AGGAGAAGCCAAAGTTTAA ACCGTCGGCTCCGAAGATCCCGGATGGAGAGAAAGTGGACTTTGAT GACATGCAGAAGAAGCGTCAGAACAAAGACCTGGTGGAGCTGCAGTCGCTGATCGACGCCCACTTTGAAtgcaggaagaaggaggaggaggagctcctggGCCTCAAAGACCGGATC GAGAAGCGTCGTTTCGAGCGAGCCGAGCAGCACAGGGTCCGAGCCGAGAAGGACAAAGAGCGCCAGGCCAGACGGGAG GCCGAGcgccagaggaaggaggaggccgACGCCCACTGGAAGGCCGAGGCCGAGGCCAAGAAGAAGATGACGCTGAGCAGCATGGGGTCGGGCTACAGCAGCCAcctgcagaag gtggagcagaagagagggaagaagcagacggaacgggagaagaagaagaagatcatgACGGACAGATGCAAACCGCTGAACGTGGACGGCTTCAACGAGGACAAgctgag GGAAAAGGCCAACGAGCTGTGGGAGTGGCTGCACGACCTGGAGGCCGTCAAGTACGACCACTGTGAGAAGCTGACGAGGCAGAGATACGAG GTCGTGTCTCTCAGGAATCGTATCGACGAGCTGCAGAAACA CAGCAAGAAAGGAGCCGCCGCGCGCCGCAGGAAGTGA